The Chitinivibrionia bacterium DNA segment CGGAGTTTGTTGGACTGTTAAAGGCGGCGTCATTTGCGCAGGTTGTGCTTGCGTTTGGACGTTTTGTTGCGCCGCAACTTGTGTAATTTGGTTTTGAGCCGGAGTTTGGGTCGGTGGCGCTTGTTCGTTTACCTGCTCGTTTGTTTGCCTTGTTCGCGTCGGACGAACGGGAGGCGTTCTTTGATTTCTTTGCGCTTCCATATCTACAACGGGCGGCAATCTTCTTTGCCTTTCGTCAGGAAGCGTTATTTCGTTTGCAGGCGGAGCAATACTTGCTTGCGGCGTTAATGTTATCGGCTGAACTTCAACACCGGGGAAAGGAAGCTGAGGCACATTTTCTCTGCCGACAGGCACGTTCGTAAATGGGTCAATGCCAAGTTCTTCGGCAACCAATAATCTTTCCTGCCAAATTTCGTCCAAATCTATTAAGTTTTTTAAGTCCGAATATCGCTCTTCTATCAGAATAACGGGCGTAAGCAATCCATCGCCGATAAAACCGAAAAGTTCTTCCACATACGTATTATGCATAGAAACACAACCGCGCGAAACTATCGGAATAGTGTTGTCGAATGTGCCGTGTATCCAAATTCCGCTACCTGTTCGTCGCGCCGCTCTGTCGTGTCTGTTGGGGTAATTCAGCACAAACGCGTGAGGTCCGAACTGCGCCGCAACAGCTCTGCCATAACTTCGCACCATTTCGGTTTGATGTCGGTGGCGCACCATAAAATATAGCCCCTGAGGCGTTCTTCTGTCGCCCTCGCGCAATTTTGCACCTTCGTTTTCTCCGACAGCCACAGGATAAACCCGAACAACCCCCCACCTTCTCGGTCCTTGCCTCAAAAGATACAAAATTCTATGAAATTTATCAACCACTATCATATATCTCATTGCTCCCATACCGGAAACAACAGCAAACGGCTCCAAAAAGCCTTCTCCGAAAACCGCCGCTTCGTCCAAGTTTTCAAGCACGGGAAAAGCAGTGTCGCTGACAACATAATTAGCTCTGTTCACATAAATAAATTCAGCAATTTTAGGCGGAAGAAATATAACAGAAGCGACTAAAGCGGCAAGCATTACAAAAAGCACCGTAAAAAACGGGTGAATATAAAATCCTCCCCTGTATGCACGCCTGATTTTTTGTTTTCGCAGGGCAGTCAGAAAAACATTCTCTATCTTTCTTTTCAACAACCTCAAAATACCAAATAAACCGCGCATTTTTTTCACCTTAAAATTTACTTGTTTTATCTCAAACTTTTTTAGATTTAATAATATCAGAAATAAAAGGCATCACATTTTTAAGCGTAGCCTCGTCGTCTTCTATACGTAAAACCTTACATTTCATTACCGCTCGTTGAGACTGATTTCCGAAAAACACCGCAATCGAAGTATTCATTTTCGACAAGCAACTTAGTATTACGGGACTGTTTTCGGCGTTTCTGCAATAAAGAATATCAACATTCATTTTTTTTATTTTTTGGAGAAACAATGAAAAGTCCGCTCGTTCTCTTTGAGGCGGAACTTTAACAATTTCCGTTGGTTTTGCCTCCGCCAGAAGAAAGCCGTCAAGTGTCGTCTCGCTGATAATTCTTATTTCGGCAGAGGGCGACATTGCTTTCAGCGCGGAAACGTCTTCGATGACTACGTCCAAAGGATCACTGCTCGACAATACACAAACTATCGACACGACATTCCCCAAGAGTTCATTCATTGGCAATTCGTTTTTCTTCAATTCCATTGTTTTCCCGTAATTTTTCTTGCTTTCTTAACATATAAAATAACTATATTCCCAAGCAAAAAGCGGATTTTGCTTCAAAAAAGTGTAAATTCGGCAATTTTGTTATAATTTTTAATAAATTTATTGACTTTTATACTTGCACAAACGTATTTTCCTCTCGATTTTATGCACTCTTAGCTCAGTCGGTAGAGCAGATGACTCTTAATCATCGGGTCCGGGGTTCGATCCCCCGAGGGTGTATATCTCTCATTTTGCGGAAGTGGTGAAATGGTAGACACGTCGGTTTCAGGTACCGATGGTTGCAAAATCGTGGGGGTTCAAGTCCCTTCTTCCGCATTCAAATTCGCTCCCTTAGCTCAACAGGATAGAGCTCCGGTTTCCTAAACCGAAAACACAGGTTCGACCCCTGTAGGGAGTATTTTTTTTTACCTAAACCTCTTAATTTACCACGCTCAAATCAATCGTCGCGCCTTGCGTCTCTTCTGTTGCGGCGACGTTGCTGATTTTGGTCGTCGTCGGTCGCAGGTGTCTCGGCGGCTATCATTGCTTCAAAATTGACAGGGCGAAACTCTGTCATTCCGTCTCTGTAAAGCGCTAACGAGTCTTGCGCAGTCATTTCGTCGCCGCCACCGCCCAACGGTTGATCTAAGGCAGGCGCTTCAAATTGACTGAAACGTGCGGCGTCAATTCCGAGTTGCAGGAAGTTGTCGATTTGCGAGCGAAGGTTTATTCGCGTCTCGTCTATCACTGTTACGTGGGTCGGCATATTATTGTCTCTGTATCTTGCTCTTCCGAGGCGAAATCTCATATTATCCTCAGTTCCCGAAACGTTAACCCCTAATCTAAAAGGCAGAGGCGAACGAAGCACCGATATGTGGTAGCGGAAAGACATATCAAGATTTTGAATGCCGCTTATAGCCACTCTGTAGCGGTCCATTTCCATAATAAACGGGAATATTTGCACTTCATTATTGCTTATAAGCATCTCAACCGAAATGCTGTCCACCAAATTTTCTTCACGGTTTCTGAACCTCAGAGTTCGTGCTATTTCGGCAAAGTCTTCACCGTCCAAAAGCACCATATTTCTGCCGCTTATTCTGCAGGAAGCGTTAATGCTGGGTAAAATAATGTCCATTGTCGTATCAAGAGACATAGTCGCCGCAATCTGAGCGTTTACTATTCCTCTGAACGACGAAAGCATAGGCGCAAATTCATCAACTGCAGGAATTATTGATATAAAATCTTCGACTTGTATATCTTTGAAATCAAGGTCAACACCCAATGTTATGTCCTTTCTGCTACGTGTGGCGTAAAGCGCGGTCAGGTTTATTTCACCCATACTCGTTTTTGCTACTATATCATTTAATTGCAAAACCCTGTCGCGCATAAGCAAACCGCCCGTCAATCTGTCTATTGTTATATCGGCGTATCTTCCGTTGCGAACGTCTAATCTCGCGTCAATTGACACATTTGAGGGAATTACAACGAGTTGCGGAACATCTTCGTCTCTGCCTTCGTTCAGCTCCTGAAGCATTCTTTCAAGTTGGTCTTCGTCTTGTGCGCCTGCTATCGCCCTTCTTTGCTCCTCTGTTGTTTCGGCAAATGCGGCTCCGTCATTTACCGCCGCAAGAAGTTCGTTTATGTTGAGCGTGTCGGCTTTAATGTTGGTTGTTATTCTTAGTCCGCGACCTGTGTTCATCGCACGACGTATATTATCGACCCTGCCCGTGGCATTTATTCTTGACGCACCCAAATGTATATCGGCATTGTTCAGCGTGGCGTCGTTGCTTGTAAAGGCTAAGTCAATGTTTTGCAGGCGAGTGCGCAAAGGAAACATCGGCGAAACCATTCTTCCCGTGCGAGATTTTATAGCCCCGTCCAAAGCCCAATCCCTCAAAAGCGCCCCGATTTCCGTGTTGGCTATGTCAATATCGTCGCCTGCAAAATCGTCGGCGGCACGGACTGCATCTCTGCTTGCTCGGCGTTGGCTTCGAGCGTGCGCTTCCAAAGCGTCGCGTTCAATATCGGGAAATAATAATTGAAGCGAATCTAAATTTACAGGCGCTCTCTGCCGTGTTCTCTGAGCGTTCGGGTCGTTTCTGTTTGCCGTAAGAGCAATACTCGCATCGCGAACGCTGAAGCGGCTTCCTTCAGCTCCCCTCATACTTAAAC contains these protein-coding regions:
- a CDS encoding L,D-transpeptidase family protein, whose amino-acid sequence is MRGLFGILRLLKRKIENVFLTALRKQKIRRAYRGGFYIHPFFTVLFVMLAALVASVIFLPPKIAEFIYVNRANYVVSDTAFPVLENLDEAAVFGEGFLEPFAVVSGMGAMRYMIVVDKFHRILYLLRQGPRRWGVVRVYPVAVGENEGAKLREGDRRTPQGLYFMVRHRHQTEMVRSYGRAVAAQFGPHAFVLNYPNRHDRAARRTGSGIWIHGTFDNTIPIVSRGCVSMHNTYVEELFGFIGDGLLTPVILIEERYSDLKNLIDLDEIWQERLLVAEELGIDPFTNVPVGRENVPQLPFPGVEVQPITLTPQASIAPPANEITLPDERQRRLPPVVDMEAQRNQRTPPVRPTRTRQTNEQVNEQAPPTQTPAQNQITQVAAQQNVQTQAQPAQMTPPLTVQQTPQAPQQQAVQQQASAPTQTALAPPQQNVAVQPPQPIAPASAQRSERGIIQFVNDWARAWESRDLERYSRFYDAQNFPDWRAFRANKQNIFGSVNSISVILDNINVVSMSENASSVRFNQLYETERSRFFSRKQLDLVWHDGGWRIVNEFVVR